One stretch of Ficedula albicollis isolate OC2 chromosome 7, FicAlb1.5, whole genome shotgun sequence DNA includes these proteins:
- the ESYT3 gene encoding extended synaptotagmin-3 — protein sequence MGRRVSAAPRALAAALALLEDEREAVCRGLAARHLPAWVHFPDVERVEWLNKVLVQAWPYFGTIMEKTFKEVLEPKIRAKSVHLKTCTFTKIHFGEKCPRINGIKAYTKEIDRRQVTLDLQICYIGDCEIHMDISRFNLGVKGVQLYGTLRVILEPLLTDAPFVGAVTLFFMQKPHLEINWAGMSNLLDVPGINVMSDSLIQDFIAARLVLPNRITVPLKKNMNIAHLRFPVPQGVIRVHLLEAENLVQKDNFLGAIRGKSDPYALLRVGTVQYRSKTVSRDLNPIWNETFEFVVHEVPGQDLEVDLYDEDPDKDDFMGSLLIGLVDVMNDRTVDEWFPLSKTTSGHLHLKLEWLSLVNDQEKLHEDKKGLSTAILIVYLDSAFNLPKNHFEYSNGECGAKKIKNNKYLKKMEREPSSFVLLTVGNKTQKSKTCNFSKDPKWGQAFTFFVHSAHSQSLHIEIKDKERDSALGTSVVCLSHLLKDPNMTLDQRFQLDHSSSDSFIKMKLVLRALNVEEPDPQRVKTGVNTSKPGPVHVTEKAGNQQKFSSPPQVSKVPPMSKDTAALESLPKKDSGEDLDTKDSSEAPVPSETVSDLNEAEGKQNPEHGPLSALPSGAVAVPTLPVLQEMRVAPSVTSLGSLPSSCFELSSSNLDIHNGAEMPLGEIQLTVRYASIRQSLVVLVNGCRNLVPSSNRGVDPYVRIYLLPDRRWTSRKKTSVKKKTLNPQYDEKFEFFESLENVKKRTLDIAVKNSRPFISQERKELGKVRIDLAQEDLIKGFAQWYELTRSRRKKN from the exons ATGGGTCGCAGGGTGTCCGCAGCGCCCCGGG ccctggccgCCGCCTTGGCGCTGCTGGAGGACGAGCGGGAGGCGGTGTGCCGGGGCCTGGCCGCCCGGCACCTGCCCGCCTGG GTTCATTTTCCTGATGTTGAACGAGTGGAGTGGCTGAATAAG GTCCTTGTACAGGCTTGGCCATACTTCGGAACAATCatggaaaaaacatttaaagaagTTCTCGAACCAAAAATCAGAGCAAAGAGCGTACATCTGAAAACATGCACCTTTACCAAGATCCACTTTGGCGAGAAG TGCCCTAGAATTAATGGAATAAAAGCCTACACCAAAGAAATTGATAGAAGACAAGTTACCCTGGACCTGCAGATCTG ttacaTAGGGGACTGTGAGATTCACATGGACATATCGAGGTTTAACCTTGGCGTGAAAGGTGTGCAG CTGTATGGGACGCTGCGGGTGATCCTGGAACCTCTCCTAACCGATGCTCCCTTTGTTGGAGCAGTGACCTTGTTTTTTATGCAGAAACCG CATTTGGAAATCAACTGGGCAGGCATGAGCAACCTTCTGGATGTCCCGGGGATTAA TGTAATGTCAGACTCACTAATTCAAGACTTCATTGCTGCACGGCTGGTTCTACCAAACAGGATCACAGTGCCTCTGAAAAAGAACATGAACATTGCCCACTTGAGGTTCCCTGTCCCCCAG GGAGTAATAAGAGTTCATCTGTTGGAAGCTGAAAACCTTGTCCAGAAAGACAATTTCCTTGGTGCCATCAGGGGGAAGTCTGATCCGTACGCTCTCCTCCGTGTTGGCACCGTGCAGTATCGGAGCAAGACAGTGTCCCGAGATCTAAATCCCATTTGGAATGAGACATTTGAG TTTGTTGTTCATGAAGTGCCTGGTCAGGACTTGGAAGTGGATTTGTATGATGAAGATCCAGATAAAGATGACTTTATGGGCAG CTTGCTGATAGGCCTAGTGGACGTAATGAATGACAGGACTGTTGATGAG TGGTTTCCCTTAAGTAAGACAACAAGTGGacatttgcatttaaaactgGAGTGGCTTTCACTGGTAAACGACCAAGAAAAGCTACATGAG GATAAGAAGGGTCTGTCTACAGCAATTCTGATTGTCTACTTGGACAGTGCCTTCAACCTTCCT AAAAACCACTTTGAGTATTCGAATGGTGAATGTGGAGCAAAGAAGATCAAAAATAACAAGTACCTCAAG AAGATGGAACGAGAACCTTCCTCCTTTGTCCTGCTCACAGTTGGGAACAAGACTCAGAAGAGTAAG ACCTGCAATTTCAGTAAAGATCCCAAGTGGGGCCAGGCTTTCACCTTCTTTGTCCACAGTGCTCATTCCCAGTCACTCCACATTGAG ATAAAAGACAAGGAGAGGGACAGTGCCCTGGGAACTTCAGTGGTGTGTCTCTCCCACTTACTTAAGGACCCAAACATGACTCTGGATCAGAGATTCCAGCTGGACCATTCCAGTTCAGACAGCTTCATTAAGATGAAACTTGTATTGCGG GCACTGAATGTTGAAGAACCTGATCCACAAAGAGTCAAGACTGGTGTCAATACCTCAAAGCCAGGTCCTGTGCATGTCACAGAAAAGGCTGGAAACCAGCAGAAGTTTTCTTCTCCACCACAAGTCTCAAAAGTACCTCCCATGAGCAAAGACACTGCAGCACTTGAATCTCTGCCAAAAAAGGACAGTGGAGAAGACCTGGACACTAAAGACAGTTCAGAAGCCCCTGTACCAAGTGAAACTGTGTCTGACCTTAATGAAGCAGAGGGCAAGCAAAATCCAGAGCATGGCCCACTATCAGCATTGCCCAGCggagcagtggctgtgcccacactgcctgtcctgcaggaaATGAGGGTGGCACCCAGTGTCACTTCACTGGGGTCCCTGCCTTCTTCCTGCTTTGAATTAAGTAGCAGCAACCTGGACATTCATAA CGGGGCTGAGATGCCTCTGGGGGAGATCCAGCTGACGGTGCGTTACGCTTCCATTCGGCAGAGCCTCGTCGTGCTGGTCAACGGCTGCAG AAACTTGGTACCCTCTTCCAATCGTGGAGTTGATCCATATGTTCGTATATACCTGCTCCCAGACAGAAGATGGACAAGCAGGAAGAAGACTTCTGTTAAGAAAAAGACTCTGAACCCCCAATACGATGAGAA GTTTGAATTTTTCGAATCTTTGGAAAATGTCAAGAAAAGGACACTGGACATTGCAGTGAAAAACAGCAGGCCATTCATTtcacaggagaggaaggagctggggaaa gtgCGCATTGACTTGGCCCAGGAGGATTTAATAAAAGGTTTTGCACAATG